In Microtus pennsylvanicus isolate mMicPen1 chromosome 12, mMicPen1.hap1, whole genome shotgun sequence, the following proteins share a genomic window:
- the LOC142832925 gene encoding uncharacterized protein LOC142832925: MRLVYCCGDGGGAVNKYKVIAKREETPEENRKGEAVSTIINQKASKTLLYSESTDRCTSTGAKAAALLGSGQRVPTARWRRGPGAGSLRPGRCGRGALCFPRGAAACLPRASGGPRGGQRGPHRLAPPTSQLQPGPPQLPVPPSLPGPKKRPCFAFRERGEGLTRPRLPGAFFRAPRHREGDPRPPSPEPEGTKEAPQASGRERASPRGRGTRAAPPARPGTHFSKGSRRGASTGGLGSPSLRSAVGRHTRDEPRGDWCCVAEVTALSLGGGGGRRSTWLRGSHCGGRETPPHAAAHPPSRGGLLRAAGSGEAALPGSDGERQCVPAPHARGCVFYPPRPQLLASPAPRRTGESAVAAAGKGCGPAALAHSTTRPGPRRPRSRGSFVLQARRDWELFKLLKVTQARVHYQYYVMYKYVLRG; this comes from the exons ATGAGGTTAGTTTACTGCtgcggggatgggggtggggcagtgaACAAATACAAAGTAATTGCAAAGAGAGAGGAAACtcctgaagaaaacagaaaaggcgAAGCGGTCAGTACCATCATTAATCAGAAGGCTAGTAAGACACTTTTGTACTCCGAAAGCACTGACCGTTGCAC CTCCACGGGGGCAAAGGCCGCCGCTCTTTTGGGCTCGGGCCAGCGTGTGCCGACCGCACGTTGGCGGCGCGGGCCGGGAGCCGGCAGCCTCCGTCCGGGTCGCTGCGGCCGCGGGGCCCTTTGTTTCCCGCGGGGCGCCGCCGCCTGTCTGCCCCGAGCGAGCGGGGGCCCCCGTGGGGGACAGCGTGGGCCCCATCGCCTCGCCCCTCCGACCTCGCAGCTGCAGCCCGGCCCGCCCCagctcccagttcctccctcgCTGCCCGGGCCAAAAAAACGaccttgttttgcttttcgggAGAGAGGTGAGGGCTTGACCCGGCCGCGGCTCCCCGGGGCGTTTTTTCGGGCCCCGCGTCACCGCGAAGGGGACCCGCGCCCGCCTTCCCCGGAGCCCGAGGGGACGAAGGAAGCGCCGCAAGCTTccgggagagagagagcgagccctCGGGGCCGCGGGACCCGGGCTGCGCCGCCCGCCAGGCCCGGGACTCACTTCTCTAAAGGGAGCCGGCGAGGCGCCAGCACCGGTGGGCTGGGGTCTCCGAGCCTGCGCTCCGCCGTGGGTCGACACACCCGGGACGAGCCCCGCGGGGACTGGTGCTGTGTGGCGGAGGTCACGGCCCTGAGCCTGGGCGGGGGCGGAGGGCGGCGATCCACCTGGCTACGTGGCAGCCATTGCGGCGGCCGCGAGACCCCTCCCCACGCGGCCGCCCACCCGCCCTCTCGCGGCGGGCTCCTGCGCGCGGCGGGCTCCGGCGAGGCTGCTCTTCCCGGGTCGGACGGAGAGCGGCAGTGTGTCCCCGCTCCGCACGCTCGCGGCTGCGTCTTTTACCCCCCGCGGCCACAGCTGCTCGCCAGCCCCGCGCCGCGCCGCACCGGAGAGAGCGCAGTGGCGGCGGCGGGAAAGGGTTGCGGACCCGCGGCGCTCGCTCACTCGACGACGCGGCCCGGGCCTCGACGTCCCCGCTCCCGCGGCAG ttttgttttacaGGCAAGAAGAGACTGGGAACTATTCAAATTGCTCAAAGTCACCCAAGCAAG GGTCCACTACCAGTATTATGTAATGTACAAATATGTCTTACGTGGATGA